TTTCGACTCTATTTATTGACAAACTTGTAATGACAAACTTCCGGTTAACGGTGAGCATAAAAACCGGAACCGGCTTTGATAAACTCGTATGTTTCGGATTTGCACAAATGGCAAAACAATCATTTTAGTAAGTAGTAATTGATTCTTAGTTTATATATCCTGAGAATAACACGAAAGAGCAAACTATAGGCATATAATCGGAGAGAGATTTGTGAAATACGTATGTTTTTGGATattcacttttaatattttatatatacatgtatatataaggtAAAGCACATGTATTTGAATGAAGATAACACATACACTTAAAGTTTCAGATCATGTATAGGAGGTCCGGCAGAAAAAGGGTGCCGACAAGCAGGGCAAATAATGGAGGCGCAGCGGCTGCTGCAAAGAAGTCGAAACAGCAACAGGAAGAGGCGACTGCTAATATTGCAGATAGATTACCTAGAACAAGTGGAACACCACCTGTACAGCTCGGCTCAAAAACAGTGACAACTAATGTACTACCACACAGTCCAATAATGATCCCAGCAACACTGCCAGCAGAAACAATTTACCCTGCTCCAGGTAATACAACATTACACCAACCCCTAATTAACACAGGTTATGCCTTACCCATTGAAACGGTTAAGGCGTCAGATGACATAGCGCGAAACGTATCGCAAAATGTCaaacaaaaagtaataaatggggaatatgtagATATGGGCAGTTTGTTAAATAATTCACAAAACATAACAGGAGTGAATCAAACACTTACATTTAATCAGGGACAGATTATATTACAACCTAAGCAACAGGATACAAGAATTAACACAATAGGTATATGGACGGATgcctttttaatatatatcagTATTTATTGTACTATACATACATCTCAGTTCCAAGAACTGTTGAAGTATATGCAAACTGTCAGGTTAGGGGCTAAACGCTATGCAGGTTTAGGATGGAAATTGTATGATGAACAGTTTAGACTACGTAGATCACAGGAGCCTGCTGGATCCTGGTCTGTCATAGACACTGAGCTATGGTTATTGTATATGCAACCAGCAGGTCCAATTAATGGGCCAGAGTTCAATATTGCacaaaaaccaacaaacaattttcttaaatGCTATGCATATAATTATAATGGGACGTGCACCCAACCATATTGCACATACAAACATGCTTGTTTAAAATGCAGTGGGGTACATCCGGTTATATATTGCACTAATAGCAAAGTGACTAACTCTAATAATCCTCAGTCACCTGGGATTGTTCAGAGATTCAGATCAGCCCGGCCTCAAGCACCACAAAAAACAGCATCTAATTTTCAACCCTTTGCACCTAGGCAAATGCAAAATAACACAAGATTCCGTTCTCCTGGAGCATTTATGGGACAAAGGCAAAACCCCAGTCAAAATTAAATCTTTAAGAGAATTACTGtcaaattatgaaaacaaaactgaTGCAGCAATGTTATTATTGGGATTTATAGAGGGGTTTAGATTAAACTATACTGGTCCAAGGATCTCGAGTTTTGCAAGCAATCTCATTTCGGCAGAAGTTCACAAAACTGAAacgaatttaaaattacaaaaagaagtgcATCTTGGTAGAATGTTGGGCCCCTTTTCAAAAATACCAATTTCAACTTTAAGAATATCTCCTATTGGGGTAGTTTCAAAAAATGACGGTGGATGGCGTCTTATAACTCACTTGTCATATCCTCTAAACTGGAGTGTGAATGATTTCATTGATCCAGAAATTTGTAAAGTAAAGTATTCTTCTTTTGATAAAGTGGTTGGGATGATCTCTGAATTAGGAAATAACGTGCTTTGCGCAAAAATGGACATTAGTCAGGCCTTTAGAATTTTATTGGTTCACCCAGCTGATTTTGACCTTCTGGGAATTTTCTTTgatgggaaatattatattaataaatgtcTGCCTGAAGGCTGTTCTATATCATGTGCCCTCTTTGAAAAATTTGCCACTTTTTTGCATAAAACAGTTGCATTGAAAGCTGGCATAGAGACTTTAGACCACTATTTGGATGACTTTTTCTTTGCTGGTGAAAGTTCAACGGATAATTGTACCATTTTGATGGACACTTTTAATGAAGTATGTAGGCAGCTAGGTGTTCCACTAGCAGAGAATAAAACAGTAGGTCCTACCACATGTATCACATTTTTAGGCCTTGAAATTGACACAGTACTTATGTTGGTTAGAATCCCCCCTGAAAAACTGGATAAACTTAAATTTATGCTTGATCAGGTCTTGTCGAAAAAGAAAATGGCACTGAAGGAACTTGAATCAATTACTGGTTTAATGGCATTTTGTTCAAGGGCTATTATATCAGCCCGTGCTtttattcgtcgtttttacgaTTTGATAGCTTCAGTTAAGAATGGAAAGCCTTATTATACTGTCAGATTGAATTCAGAGGTCAAAGCAGATGCTAGAGTTTGGCTAAATTTTCTAGATCAATTCAATGGTCAGTGTTATTTTCCTGATAGATTTTGGTCGACTAATGAAAGTCTGGAATTATTCACTGATAGTGCAGGTAATGTTTTATTAGGTTGTGGAGCTTATTTTCAAGGTCACTGGGTACAATACCAGTGGCCAAGTAGTTGGGCTGATACTAGCATTTTATTGGATATAACATGTTTGGAGCTTATTCCCATCGTGCTGTCGTTCATGATATGGGGTCgttcatttagaaataaaaagattctGTTGAGAATAGATAATCAGGCATTAGTAAGCATTGTGAACAAAAGAACATCAAAATCAAAGAGAGTTATGATATTGATAAGACAACTAGTTTTTCTCACTATGAacaataacatacaatttagGGCACAACATATTGAGGGTGAGCATAATGCAATCGCAGATGCTCTTTCTCGATTTCAGGAACAACGTTTTATGGACTTGGTCCCGAATGCAGACAGTTCTCCAGCAGCAATCCCACAAGAATTCCTGTCGATGATTTCAGAACTGAAATGAATCATTTACTTATAAATTCATTAGCACCCAGTACACAGAAAGCATATTTGCATAGCATggacatatttgttaaattcagAGAAAATCATGGTTTTTCTGATGTCTGGCCTATTCCGCTTGATGACTTGACATCATTCATTGTTTATATGTTTAGAAAGAAATTGTCCCACTCAACAGTATCTGGCTATATTTCAGGCTTAAGTTACTTTAATAAAATCAACAATTTAGAAGACAATACACAGAAATTTGTTGTCAGAAAATTGATTGAAGGAATAAAAAGGTTGGGGGGCCCAAATCAAAAGGACACTAGATTACCCATAACGAGAGATATATTGGAAAAATTATTGAGGTCACTGGCGGTGATTTGCAAAAACGGGTATGAGACAAAACTGTTTATGGCTTCATTTTCGCTAGCCTTTCATGGTTTTATGAGAGTAGGTGAAATAACAGTTGATTGTAAAAATAAGCAGATGCAtactgtaaaatttgaaaatataaagctttgtGATGCAAGATTAGAGGTTTTATTGACGTCATCTAAAACTGATCAGTTTGGTTCTGGAACAACAATCGTTATTTCTaagcagaaaaacaaaaatgtatgtccAGTACAAATAATGGCTAATTTTATTAAAGTTCGCCCACCTTATCTGGgacctttattttgtcattttgatggATCCCCCCTTACAAGATACCAGTTTTCAGCATTATTAAAAAGGTCTCTGTCAGTAATTGGTATAGAAAACAATGGATTTAAGTCCCATTCCTTTAGAATTGGCATGGCAACTACATGTGCATTAGAAGGTATTTctgatgaacaaattaaagaaatggGACGTTGGAAGTCACAGGCCTTTTTGCGTTACATTAGGATTTAAATGCCTGAACatcatatatgtacatttatttgtgtAAATATGTTTCTATATTTGCTTATTTTGTAATGCAGTCTTGAGCTGACatttaaataatattgtattatgtaaataaatggtATGTCCTGCATCAATATAAGCAAGTAATAATTGCTTTCTAAGAATTGCAGGACATGCTACAGTTTGGATCGTTGGATCCTCGATTATTAAGCATGCCTTTGGGGAAGCCAGAGGAAGACCGGGAGGGGTAAACTTGGGGCTGCAGAGGATGGGAGTAAATATTTGGTGGCAGGGAAAATGTGGAGGTAAAGTGCTGGACATGAAACAACAAATAAGAACCATGTTAAAATATGAAGATCCGCCAACTATATTAGTTTTACATATTGGAGGCAATGATATAGGGGAAAAAAGTTCAAAAACTCTTTGTGAACTAATAAGGAAACAGTTCAGTTGGATGCGTCAACTGATGTTGGACACAGTTTTTGTCTGGTCTCAAATTATTCCGAGATCAAGTTGGCGTTACTCTGACAATATTAATGCCATGGAAAAATGTAGAATGAGGGTTAATACCTCTATAGCATCATTTTTAACCAAAACAGATGGTTGTTACCTCCGTTACCCTGATATAAAGGCTAATGAATTATTCTTAATGAAAGATGGAGTGCATTTGACGTCTTTgggaaataacatttttttgaatACCCTCCAGGGAGGATTAGAAATGATCATCAGGAATCTTGGCATTAATTTAACCTTCCCCGACTGTAAATAGATACAACTGTTATGTTAACATTTTATATCTGACGTTTCAAGTAAGTTACTAGGAAGTAACTTGAAAGTTaatatattaaattgtatttgGCACAGCTTCGCGCAGCTACACCCCCTCTTTTCAGTGGCGGTTGTCCAATCAGATCAAGTTGTTACCCTGATCTTATCGGACAATTTGGCACATTTCGCTGCGCTGGATTTAACATTCATATATTCAGTGAACAGTAATGATAGCCTCTGATTACCAGGGCTCATCAGTCAACTTCTCGTACCAGACATattacttaaatatatttatattagtggTTTGCCATAATTTGCGGTAGCCAcattataatttacatatatattaaatacagacattgataaatatatttcagagCAAGATTgccaatttaaatacatattatatatcatatatgttatattttattcaagataaagctgtggccaaatactgccaaaaccttattatctatttgttatgttttgggCCTCGAGGataatgttttctcggggtaataatctgctctatcacactctcagctatgtgttatttatataacgaaaatcttataaaaaaattgagatggaaacggggaatgtgtcagagagacaacaacccgaccaaagagcagaaaactgcCGAAGCTCACCAAGTGTTATAAGTTTGACCTCTTAGTCTATGGATACTAAAGCCATTGCCAAATGTGTAGAGAAGAACAAACAAGACATGATACTCGTCTATAGTTTTATCTTATATATTGGGAACATGGTGTTTTATGGCGGATCATTATTGAGTGTCAATACTGggataaatttatcaaaaatatgtgaaaaaagaaaTACTATAGATAAAATATACTGGGCAGCTATGTTCTATAAAATGGAATGTCATTTATGTCgtgttaaaagtttaaaattataaagataactTTAAATAATATAGTAATCCAATGTTTACAATAtgtgtaaattgttttattactaCTATAACGGGTGTGTGTATGTCTCTTAACGAGATTTACATCGAATCCTTAACATGATTGTACAATGAGCGGTTTAGACAAgctttttctatatttaaagaatatattgTTCCATTAGATTGTGATAGGAATTTAATTTTTATGACATACTCTTGGTGGTGATTTATGGCACCTTTGATTCTTAACAACTATGTAAGCTAATGTTAAGTGTTCTTAACAACAATGTAGGCTAAGGTTAGGCGTACCATGTAAGAGGGTACCTGCGGAAGTGATTAAAAACTTTGACGTATCCACGATAGCATGTCATGttggtttctttttttcttatattttaagcTTTCAACTAAGAGGATCTCATACTAGCTATGAAAATTATTTCACGAAACAACTATGTATTAAAACACAACATGTTGATAGTTAAAACAAAATACAGGTACCAAGCAAACAATAACCATAAGTCAAAGAAAAATACAGGTACCAAATATGTAAGCAAACAATAACCATAAATCAAAGAAAAATGAGAAGGACAAAACGACAAATAACCGTtcacaaaacataaaaataacatTAAGAAACCCGAATTATTGGTCTGATAAGTTTACTTGTGTGGGATgtatatagggaaaacggtactatttattctgccataggcgacaatgttaacattttctaaatttaccactttttaagataaaaacctggataaaacagttatatgttgtgttagtactttattactctgttttaaaaattaaagccaaatagtatcatgaccaacttccaacggagcttgtttatgttatccatgcccaccgtcattttgcaccaaatttatgaaattttgcaagtcttttcgaataattctctagaaaatattacaatagcttttaaaatttatattgtaaatatacacactgcagttattcatagacaaataaaaaatatattgtacccttacatccaatcacagcgctcctaatttgacttccttcacctgccttaggtacacaaaaggccaacctaatgctgggaaaattaaatactactgTTTTCCCTAAATACACAGCCACGTCTAATGATATTATGGACGTTAAACACATCGGATAGTTGGAGTGTTGTTTTTCAAGTTCTCGATCCACGTACAGAAAACATACTTATCGGATTTATTTATAGTTTATAGTCATCCTGAATATGATACAATGTGTCAACCAATCAACATCAATCAAGTTTGTTAGATGTCAACTGATGTCTGTTTCACATTTGGTCATATCGgctccttttatagctgactatatggtatggattattctcattgttgaaggacatacATTAACATATTATTGCTTAAATCAGCTATATTTTAAGTCCATCAGATAGCCGTCTCATTTGTATCATAGCATATCTCCTTACTTTATATCATTAAACATTGACTTGACCATTAGAACCAAAATTCTGACCAGATTAGCTAATCtgtaattaaatattaaatatgcaATTGTATTATAAAACtataaaactttgtttatatttacCTGGAAAGGTGGTAGACATTAAAGCAAATAATCACTTAATATTTTCAGGTACACGAGAAAGATTTAGCTGCATGATTGATCGTAATATGCAAGTTGTTTTGTCAGTTATTCTTATGCAGGACTTTATAACAGCTTAGTGTGATATGCTGTGAAtccaaaaatgtaataaaaaaagtttttgttaGTCCGAGAAAAGATTTGATTTTTTAGTTcgataaaaaaatgatttaaaaaaacacaactttAGAACGGTTTCAAAATTATTAATGAAGCTGCTTGAAATACCTTCACGAAACtatgtttaatataaaatataaactggaTAAATGCAAATTGTCTAAACGTTATAATGTCTCCTTAAAATACATGATTGTTTTGAATAAccctttttttttgttggtattGTTGCTATTGGCGTACAGATTAATGAAATATGGAATTGGTATacacacagaaaaaaatcaaattatttccAGCGTAATTATAGACAGCACTGATTCTagcaattttaattttcaaagaaaactagaacacacccgtgatatcgcgggtccgtgactgaattaaagtatataactatgcgcaagccttattttagtattattttttatctgataaagtcatgccgattataagatacacagttttctctgctttcaaatctttctgtttgaacctgtcgaacttgaacttatcaattatttgtaatattaattatttgaataacaaaaggtcctggaatggagtattttttaatcaacagcattgtcctatgttagttataaataccattgaattctttgattcactgttttatgtcatgcccgctaacaaattgaaaacggttcctatatgcaccttatttttagtccagatttttagtattcgtattgttatcttagaaagtcttactgattaaaatactacaataggtaacaatttagtagtgtcaaccctgtgattatgatccgtgtatatagcataatcctaaatacaccgtttggtggtgcacctgttagatgcggaacgtacagataaggtaataggtaacaggtgaatatactattggtatcggtatcggactcgacccggaacttcttaattattggcaatattaattacgtggaaaacaaaagggcctggagtggtgtaatttttaatctacacctttgtactatattagttatatataaagctaaattctttgattcgtcgtttttacgtgatgacggctgacaaattggacctcgtaattttagtattatagatagattCTATTTTAGTGGTATTCCTGTCGATGTTCGTTCTTTTCGGGTGATACGGTTTCCACCAATAATTCTGCGACCTATTAAGCATTTTAGTTGGATCAGTCTTTGATgtcaaaaaaattgtgaaatatttgtatcaaaattctGCCCAGTAAAATGTACAATATTCTTTGTGGTGGTAAAATTGTCgaaaatgttttttaaacatgacaatggcttttaaactttgacCCTGTGCGTGAAACAAGCAAATAGAACATCTGTTCTCATCTCTTTTCAAAGCAAATGTATTGTTGCtatgtaaatataatattttataagctatacttaaaaaaggggaaATACCAAAGGGGACATAAAAAACGCAGAATTTTACAGTAcacaatatataacaaatatttcttttaaatgctATATGTATATGCATGTTGTAGCTatttcaaaaagaagaaaaaagcaTCGATAGCTACTAAATTGTTTAAATAGCTGATAGAACTAAGGTAGAGGAACGTATATTTTACCAATAGATCacaatcatgataaaaaaaaatgttctaaataCCTATGTTTATACGGAATGCATTATAGAGCAACATCATTTCAATCATATCAATTTTTACCTAAGTCAGGCAAGGGAGCCATAGCTCTTTCTTAATCAAATTTTTTATCGATAATTTTATCAATCattgatattcaatatatatacGATATATTGACAATTTTCTTTCCTGATTTCTAGTATCATTATATTAACGGCATTGAACCTCACACACCACACCTACACGTACCAGTCCTAATTTGTATAAAATGGATTAGTGACCCAAGTTACCAAATATAAATGTTTGTTGTTTGCTCTTTAAATAATTAATGTTGACCATTCGGAAGTCCTAATATCATAATTCAATAAAAGGCTTAAATAGCCCGAACTATAAGCTTAACATTATGGGAACTTTTGATGCCTTCTTTCAATGCTTTTGTGGTTTAAAGGGCGTATATTGGTCTAATGGCAAATTAATAATGCATGATGGTAGTATGACAAATGAAAATGTAATGTCAACAGTTCCAAATAACTGGAGAAAGTTATTGAAAATATGATGCTTAGATGGTATTTGCAGTCCATAGTAATATTAGCACACACCTCTActtcttataaatatgttataccAACAAAAG
The window above is part of the Mytilus edulis chromosome 6, xbMytEdul2.2, whole genome shotgun sequence genome. Proteins encoded here:
- the LOC139528478 gene encoding uncharacterized protein isoform X2; amino-acid sequence: MYRRSGRKRVPTSRANNGGAAAAAKKSKQQQEEATANIADRLPRTSGTPPVQLGSKTVTTNVLPHSPIMIPATLPAETIYPAPGNTTLHQPLINTGYALPIETVKASDDIARNVSQNVKQKVINGEYVDMGSLLNNSQNITGVNQTLTFNQGQIILQPKQQDTRINTIGIWTDAFLIYISIYCTIHTSQFQELLKYMQTVRLGAKRYAGLGWKLYDEQFRLRRSQEPAGSWSVIDTELWLLYMQPAGPINGPEFNIAQKPTNNFLKCYAYNYNGTCTQPYCTYKHACLKCSGVHPVIYCTNSKVTNSNNPQSPGIVQRFRSARPQAPQKTASNFQPFAPRQMQNNTRFRSPGAFMGQRQNPSQN
- the LOC139528478 gene encoding uncharacterized protein isoform X1 — its product is MLLLGFIEGFRLNYTGPRISSFASNLISAEVHKTETNLKLQKEVHLGRMLGPFSKIPISTLRISPIGVVSKNDGGWRLITHLSYPLNWSVNDFIDPEICKVKYSSFDKVVGMISELGNNVLCAKMDISQAFRILLVHPADFDLLGIFFDGKYYINKCLPEGCSISCALFEKFATFLHKTVALKAGIETLDHYLDDFFFAGESSTDNCTILMDTFNEVCRQLGVPLAENKTVGPTTCITFLGLEIDTVLMLVRIPPEKLDKLKFMLDQVLSKKKMALKELESITGLMAFCSRAIISARAFIRRFYDLIASVKNGKPYYTVRLNSEVKADARVWLNFLDQFNGQCYFPDRFWSTNESLELFTDSAGNVLLGCGAYFQGHWVQYQWPSSWADTSILLDITCLELIPIVLSFMIWGRSFRNKKILLRIDNQALVSIVNKRTSKSKRVMILIRQLVFLTMNNNIQFRAQHIEGEHNAIADALSRFQEQRFMDLVPNADSSPAAIPQEFLSMISELK
- the LOC139528478 gene encoding uncharacterized protein isoform X3; its protein translation is MYRRSGRKRVPTSRANNGGAAAAAKKSKQQQEEATANIADRLPRTSGTPPVQLGSKTVTTNVLPHSPIMIPATLPAETIYPAPGHATVWIVGSSIIKHAFGEARGRPGGVNLGLQRMGVNIWWQGKCGGKVLDMKQQIRTMLKYEDPPTILVLHIGGNDIGEKSSKTLCELIRKQFSWMRQLMLDTVFVWSQIIPRSSWRYSDNINAMEKCRMRVNTSIASFLTKTDGCYLRYPDIKANELFLMKDGVHLTSLGNNIFLNTLQGGLEMIIRNLGINLTFPDCK